One genomic segment of Rivularia sp. PCC 7116 includes these proteins:
- a CDS encoding CHASE2 domain-containing protein — MWKILKNKVWQWSSVLIAAPSVTLLVMLVRLSGLLQMLELAAYDQLFILRNSEKQDERIVIVEIDEEAIRKLEYPIPDRKLAQILQKIKQHQPRAIGLDFYRDKPVGKGYDSLAKVFESTPNLVGVQKVAGSIDSATVNPPPILKELDRVGANDFPLDADGKIRRGFFYLADKDGNQIFSFSFKLAYLYLNAMNIYVGLAPPDNQLIQVGKVVFTPFGSNDGGYVRTPDGDYQVLLNYRGDIEKFQSVSVIDVLENRVPKDLMKNRIVLIGATASSLKDLFYTPYSANLFRNIRRMAGVTVHANAISQILDAELSDRPLIKTWNEEFEWLWTFSWSLVGAILIWLLRSSKRKILPLVSLVLAGFCLLSISYLTFLYGWWIPVIPPMLGLFGSAVGVTAFLAQSASKIRKTFGRYLNDEVVANLLESPEGLKLGGQRRNITIFTSDLRGFTATSERLPAEEVIKIINLYLGYMADVITEYQGTIDEFMGDGILVLFGAPTAREDDATRAIACAVAMQQAMEPVNQKIKEMGLPKLEMGIGINTGEVVVGNIGSEKRTKYGIVGKQVNLTYRIESYTVGGQIFISESTLKQVEPIVKIIGERQVKPKGVQQPITIYEVGGIAGDYNLYLKQEEELFVKLSQPIMFEYAVLDGKDISDTLQIAKLIQLSENAAEVCIKVNSDEVISIPQPLTNMKMNLLVSINGAEKSGDIYAKVLEKPAASKNSFYIRFTNKPPEVEAYLDSIYKSMKKDK, encoded by the coding sequence ATGTGGAAAATATTAAAAAACAAAGTTTGGCAGTGGAGTAGTGTATTAATCGCCGCTCCTAGCGTGACTTTACTTGTAATGTTGGTGCGTTTGAGTGGACTTTTGCAAATGTTGGAATTAGCAGCATACGACCAACTTTTTATATTGCGAAACTCAGAAAAACAAGATGAGCGTATTGTCATCGTAGAAATTGACGAAGAAGCGATAAGAAAATTAGAATACCCGATTCCCGATCGTAAGCTAGCTCAAATTTTGCAAAAAATAAAACAACATCAACCCCGTGCGATTGGACTCGATTTTTACCGAGATAAGCCAGTTGGTAAAGGTTATGATTCGTTAGCTAAGGTATTTGAATCTACACCCAATTTGGTAGGAGTACAAAAAGTAGCTGGAAGTATTGATAGTGCGACAGTTAATCCACCACCAATATTAAAAGAATTAGATAGAGTCGGAGCAAATGATTTTCCTTTGGATGCAGATGGTAAAATCCGTCGCGGCTTTTTTTACTTAGCAGATAAAGATGGCAATCAAATATTTAGCTTTTCATTTAAACTTGCTTATCTTTATTTGAATGCTATGAATATTTACGTTGGATTAGCTCCCCCGGATAATCAATTAATCCAAGTTGGTAAAGTTGTATTTACACCTTTTGGAAGCAATGATGGTGGTTATGTTCGCACTCCAGATGGTGATTATCAGGTTTTATTAAACTATCGCGGTGATATCGAAAAATTTCAGAGCGTATCTGTAATAGATGTTTTAGAAAATCGGGTTCCCAAAGACTTGATGAAAAATCGGATTGTACTTATCGGTGCGACTGCATCAAGTTTAAAAGATTTATTTTATACGCCCTACAGCGCAAATTTGTTTAGGAATATTCGCCGAATGGCAGGAGTTACGGTTCATGCTAACGCTATTAGTCAAATATTAGATGCCGAATTGAGCGATCGCCCTTTAATAAAAACCTGGAACGAGGAGTTTGAATGGTTATGGACTTTTAGCTGGTCTTTAGTTGGAGCTATTTTAATATGGCTGTTGCGTTCGAGCAAGCGCAAGATATTACCTCTTGTAAGTCTTGTATTGGCAGGTTTTTGTCTGCTTAGCATTAGCTATCTGACTTTCCTTTACGGTTGGTGGATTCCCGTTATTCCGCCGATGCTAGGATTATTCGGTTCTGCGGTTGGTGTTACTGCTTTTCTGGCTCAAAGCGCTAGTAAAATTCGTAAAACTTTTGGGCGCTATTTGAATGATGAAGTTGTTGCCAACTTGCTCGAAAGTCCTGAAGGTTTAAAATTAGGAGGGCAGCGTCGTAATATTACAATTTTTACTTCTGACTTACGTGGATTTACAGCTACTTCGGAAAGATTACCAGCCGAAGAAGTAATCAAAATTATCAATCTCTATTTGGGATATATGGCGGATGTAATTACCGAATACCAAGGGACAATTGATGAATTTATGGGAGATGGTATTTTAGTGCTTTTTGGGGCACCTACAGCCAGGGAAGATGATGCCACCAGAGCAATTGCTTGTGCTGTGGCGATGCAGCAAGCAATGGAACCAGTCAATCAAAAAATAAAAGAAATGGGATTGCCTAAATTGGAAATGGGCATCGGTATAAATACCGGGGAAGTTGTAGTGGGAAATATTGGTTCGGAGAAACGTACTAAGTATGGAATTGTTGGCAAGCAGGTTAATTTAACTTATCGGATTGAATCTTATACCGTCGGCGGACAAATCTTTATTTCTGAATCTACTTTAAAACAAGTCGAGCCGATTGTAAAAATTATCGGAGAGCGACAAGTTAAGCCAAAAGGAGTCCAGCAACCGATAACCATTTATGAAGTTGGCGGCATTGCTGGGGATTACAATCTTTATTTGAAGCAAGAAGAGGAACTATTTGTAAAATTATCGCAACCAATAATGTTTGAATATGCAGTGTTAGATGGTAAAGATATTAGCGATACTCTTCAAATCGCAAAACTAATTCAACTTTCCGAAAATGCCGCAGAAGTATGCATTAAGGTAAATTCAGATGAAGTA
- a CDS encoding CHAT domain-containing protein, translated as MRHISIFSTLNSILPIIFSSVLFVNILEAQAQSVIPARDETGTVVNNNGNRFDITGGQFSQDGSNLFHSFQELGLSQNQIANFLSNPGIQNIFGRVIGGNPSVINGLIQVSGGNSNLFLMNPSGIVFGNDASLNVPGDFTATTANGIGFGNNWLNAFGKNDYAILTGKPISFAFTMSQPGAIINAGNLNVNNGNLSLLGGSVASTGNLEAASGNIIVSAVPGKNLLRLSQPGNLLSLEIEPISTAKNLPQPGNLTIASLPEMLTGGNSGVTKLVRNSNGEVELKGSGLTLNQGDATVKTLNAENALLSADGNLTFFESQLQTTENLTLLAKDTVRVRDSATNPFIAIAGGDFYLRGDRQIDILALNHLDKTPFVSGGDLSLVSNGIISGDAHFASGGKFSILNLQGDGGKFISLYDPIISSEEDVTFGSYVGAALKVESKGSITVEGDIEITSLDSDICQSTCSADAQILASEAALILRAGVAELEEPTFNYPSGFNDVPFTVQGTATSPANVTVNGDIITSFDESVGRVGRVIISAPGNITTGNIFTEYSSEEFFVNDAFGGEVNLNAGGNISATEIDSSVDINAGDFVGGGNINLEAGGNIVVREGISSEATTFENVDQISAGDINIKAEGNVVIEDGINAKVFVGSANDISAGKINVDSGGDIFVSEIKSSVDVNGFITSPNNAFGGEVNLKAIGDIVNGSINSGVVLSATSDNGIAGNINLTADGNIYVADVEAFVELNGVSAQNAAAGNININSGQNILFGSVNSSNFEEEDSPVGRGGDVKIIADNGTVRGGLYVSAEDRIEEEENFVRALEIPEWFKLPEEIDIGEGELKLIELNFPNTIATVGEDSSGSVEIRHDGTRENVPFIVGDASLNGTAGAINTGTNIISPTTEFPNPGTENQGNINITFTNTPPDVTVNSALNITAENQPVTFKLADIGTQVIDVNNDITELKINDIAPQGTLKINGNEATAGDIITSEDSLEYIPNANNTGNINAFTIVASDKISVSTPTEIRVNISEQQPEINPETENYRQKLPKPPEFREPPLLKIDRTFNQSSRLEIDRMMGKVEDSFTNAFKNYLGKEIDPTLKGLVEARNILNSVEKATGIKPALVYAMFVPASLASDLELDSKLKNTKTNFKKDSDVLEILLVTGKGKPIRKQIRSATRGNLLKVARKFQREVSNPRKSTTKTYLKPSKQLYQWVIAPIEAELQTQGIQNLSFIVDVGLRSIPLAALNDGNSFLIEKYSMGLMPSLSLANTNYADIKQAEVLAMGASEFTEQNPLPAVPLEINTISKQWKGRAFLNNSFTLENLKSQRSNQPFGIIHLATHAEFRPGKLKNSYIQLSNQKLRLDEIRKLGWNNPPVELLTLSACRTALGDKEAELGFAGLAVQAGVKSALGSLWYVSDEGTLGLMTQFYQQLKQAPIKAEALRQTQIAMIKGQMSLEKGILQLPQSKNIIPIPSLAGRSRKFTHPYYWSSFTLIGSPW; from the coding sequence ATGCGTCATATAAGTATTTTCTCTACTCTAAACTCAATATTACCGATAATTTTTAGCTCGGTATTATTTGTAAATATTCTCGAAGCACAAGCGCAGTCAGTAATTCCCGCAAGAGATGAAACGGGAACTGTAGTTAATAATAATGGTAATCGATTCGATATTACTGGCGGGCAATTTTCTCAAGATGGTAGCAATCTGTTTCATAGTTTTCAAGAGTTGGGATTAAGTCAAAATCAGATTGCGAATTTTCTCAGCAATCCTGGAATTCAAAATATTTTTGGGCGGGTAATTGGCGGTAATCCTTCTGTTATCAATGGTTTGATACAGGTGAGCGGCGGTAATTCAAATTTGTTTTTGATGAATCCATCGGGAATTGTATTTGGCAACGATGCAAGTTTAAATGTACCGGGTGATTTTACTGCGACAACTGCTAATGGTATTGGATTCGGGAATAATTGGTTAAATGCTTTTGGTAAAAACGATTATGCAATTCTGACGGGTAAACCGATTAGTTTTGCTTTTACCATGAGTCAGCCGGGAGCAATTATCAATGCTGGAAATCTTAATGTAAACAATGGTAATTTAAGCTTGCTTGGTGGCAGCGTTGCGAGTACGGGAAATTTAGAAGCAGCATCGGGGAATATAATTGTATCCGCTGTTCCCGGAAAAAATTTGCTGAGGTTGAGTCAACCGGGGAATTTGTTAAGTTTGGAAATTGAACCGATTTCTACTGCTAAAAATCTTCCTCAACCGGGGAATTTAACGATTGCTTCCTTACCGGAAATGCTTACCGGGGGAAATAGCGGCGTTACAAAATTAGTTCGCAACAGTAACGGGGAAGTTGAATTAAAAGGTTCGGGTTTGACGCTGAATCAAGGTGATGCGACTGTTAAAACTTTAAATGCTGAAAATGCTTTGCTATCAGCAGATGGCAATCTAACTTTTTTCGAGAGTCAGTTGCAAACTACAGAAAACCTGACTTTATTAGCTAAAGATACGGTAAGAGTAAGGGATAGTGCGACGAATCCCTTTATTGCAATTGCTGGTGGAGACTTTTATCTGAGAGGCGATCGCCAAATTGATATTTTAGCCTTGAATCACTTGGATAAAACACCTTTTGTCAGCGGTGGTGATTTAAGTTTAGTTAGCAATGGCATAATTTCCGGCGATGCTCACTTTGCTAGTGGCGGTAAATTTTCAATTCTGAATTTACAGGGTGATGGTGGTAAGTTTATCAGTCTTTACGACCCAATTATTAGTTCTGAGGAAGATGTTACTTTTGGTAGCTATGTCGGAGCAGCTTTAAAAGTTGAGTCGAAAGGTAGCATTACAGTAGAAGGTGATATTGAAATTACCAGCCTAGATTCTGATATATGTCAATCAACTTGTTCTGCTGATGCTCAAATTTTAGCGAGTGAAGCTGCATTAATTTTAAGGGCTGGAGTAGCCGAGCTTGAAGAGCCTACTTTTAATTATCCCTCTGGTTTTAATGATGTACCTTTTACTGTTCAAGGTACAGCTACATCACCAGCAAATGTAACAGTTAATGGGGATATTATCACCAGTTTTGATGAAAGTGTTGGAAGAGTTGGTAGAGTAATTATCAGCGCACCAGGAAATATTACTACGGGTAATATATTTACTGAATACAGTTCGGAAGAATTTTTTGTCAATGATGCATTTGGGGGTGAAGTAAACCTGAATGCGGGAGGTAATATTTCTGCAACCGAGATTGATTCTAGTGTCGATATAAACGCTGGGGATTTTGTTGGTGGAGGAAATATTAATCTCGAAGCTGGTGGGAATATTGTTGTACGAGAAGGTATTAGTTCGGAAGCAACTACATTTGAAAATGTTGACCAAATTTCTGCTGGAGACATCAATATAAAAGCTGAAGGCAATGTTGTTATAGAAGATGGTATTAATGCAAAAGTATTTGTAGGAAGTGCAAATGATATTTCAGCAGGAAAAATTAATGTTGATTCCGGTGGCGATATTTTTGTCAGCGAAATTAAATCTTCTGTGGATGTAAATGGTTTTATTACATCACCTAATAATGCTTTTGGAGGAGAAGTTAATTTAAAAGCAATCGGCGATATTGTTAATGGTTCAATTAATTCGGGAGTGGTTTTATCTGCGACATCTGATAATGGAATAGCGGGGAATATTAATTTAACAGCAGATGGTAATATTTATGTTGCAGATGTTGAGGCTTTTGTTGAGCTAAATGGTGTTTCTGCTCAGAATGCTGCTGCTGGTAATATAAATATTAATTCCGGTCAAAATATTCTTTTTGGAAGCGTTAATAGTAGCAATTTTGAAGAAGAAGATTCTCCCGTGGGTAGAGGTGGAGATGTCAAAATTATTGCCGATAATGGTACTGTTAGGGGAGGGCTGTATGTGTCCGCTGAAGATCGAATTGAAGAAGAAGAAAATTTTGTCCGAGCATTAGAAATACCAGAATGGTTCAAACTTCCAGAAGAGATTGATATAGGAGAAGGAGAACTAAAATTAATAGAATTAAATTTTCCTAACACTATAGCTACAGTTGGAGAAGATTCATCTGGCTCTGTAGAAATTCGTCACGATGGCACTAGAGAAAATGTTCCGTTTATTGTCGGAGATGCCAGCCTTAACGGTACCGCTGGTGCAATTAATACTGGTACTAATATCATTTCACCTACTACTGAATTTCCTAACCCCGGTACAGAAAATCAAGGAAATATCAACATTACTTTTACCAACACTCCTCCCGATGTAACGGTAAATTCTGCTCTAAATATTACCGCAGAAAATCAACCTGTTACTTTTAAACTAGCAGATATTGGCACTCAAGTTATTGATGTAAATAACGATATTACCGAGTTGAAAATTAATGATATTGCACCACAAGGAACATTAAAAATTAATGGTAACGAAGCTACTGCTGGAGATATTATTACTTCTGAAGATAGTTTAGAATATATTCCCAATGCTAACAACACGGGAAACATAAATGCTTTTACAATCGTTGCTAGCGATAAAATTTCAGTTTCCACACCTACTGAAATTCGCGTCAATATTTCCGAACAACAACCCGAAATTAACCCCGAAACCGAAAACTATCGGCAGAAATTACCCAAACCGCCAGAATTTAGAGAACCACCTTTATTAAAAATAGATAGAACATTCAATCAAAGCAGTCGCCTCGAAATTGATAGAATGATGGGTAAAGTGGAAGATTCCTTTACCAATGCATTTAAAAACTATTTGGGAAAAGAAATCGATCCAACATTAAAAGGATTAGTAGAAGCAAGAAATATCCTAAATTCTGTTGAAAAAGCTACTGGCATTAAACCAGCTTTAGTATATGCGATGTTTGTACCGGCAAGTCTTGCTTCTGATTTAGAGCTTGACTCAAAACTGAAAAATACAAAAACTAATTTCAAAAAAGATAGTGATGTTTTAGAAATACTTCTCGTTACCGGCAAAGGTAAACCGATTCGCAAACAGATACGCAGCGCAACCCGTGGCAACCTATTAAAAGTAGCGCGAAAATTCCAGCGTGAAGTTTCCAATCCGCGAAAAAGTACCACAAAAACTTATTTAAAACCATCAAAACAACTTTACCAGTGGGTGATAGCTCCCATAGAAGCAGAATTGCAAACTCAAGGAATTCAGAATTTAAGCTTTATTGTAGATGTAGGATTGCGTTCGATACCGCTAGCAGCATTAAATGATGGTAATAGTTTTCTAATAGAAAAATATAGCATGGGTTTGATGCCCAGTCTCAGCCTTGCCAATACAAACTACGCTGACATTAAACAAGCCGAAGTTTTAGCAATGGGAGCTTCAGAATTTACCGAACAAAATCCTCTACCTGCCGTACCTTTAGAAATTAATACTATTTCCAAACAGTGGAAAGGCAGAGCCTTCCTTAACAACAGTTTTACTTTAGAAAACCTCAAATCCCAACGTTCAAACCAGCCTTTTGGGATAATTCATCTCGCAACCCACGCAGAATTTCGCCCTGGAAAACTGAAAAATTCCTACATTCAACTATCAAACCAAAAATTGCGGTTAGATGAAATCAGAAAACTAGGATGGAATAATCCCCCAGTAGAATTATTAACTTTAAGTGCTTGTCGAACAGCATTAGGAGACAAAGAAGCAGAACTAGGTTTTGCCGGATTAGCCGTTCAAGCTGGCGTAAAATCAGCATTAGGTAGCCTGTGGTATGTCAGCGACGAAGGCACTTTAGGATTAATGACGCAGTTTTACCAGCAGTTGAAACAAGCACCAATCAAAGCCGAAGCCTTAAGACAAACCCAAATAGCCATGATTAAAGGGCAAATGTCATTAGAAAAAGGAATATTACAGCTACCGCAATCAAAAAATATTATTCCCATTCCATCCTTAGCCGGGAGAAGCAGAAAATTCACACATCCCTATTATTGGTCATCTTTTACCTTAATTGGAAGTCCGTGGTAA